In Acidimicrobiia bacterium, the following are encoded in one genomic region:
- a CDS encoding FAD-dependent oxidoreductase, translating to MADSSDTPTEAKYEILIEAEEFNDFGGWTLDSQFETEMGSPYLLAHGLGRPVDDARTSIELAESGEYHVWVRAKDWVPSHHPGRFAVSVGGQRLDREFGADGLDWGWEPAGTMQLTAGPLDVVLHDLTGFEGRCDAIYLSRTGSEPVDGAGPDARAWRRTRRGLPAEPTFGGEFDVVVVGGGVTGSVGALAAVRLGLRVALLQNRPVLGGNASTEIGIGPRGEIGSLVAEAIARKPGGDLQALQLLQLEPNVTIFTEYQVYDLVMEGATIASVDARHARSGREMRIVGSQFIDCSGTAILGILAGAPTMFGVESSAEFGESHAPDEHLDQHHGHTVFFRTRMVDHPSRSQLGRS from the coding sequence ATGGCGGATTCGTCGGATACTCCAACCGAAGCCAAGTACGAGATCCTCATCGAGGCCGAAGAGTTCAACGACTTTGGCGGTTGGACGCTGGATTCACAGTTTGAGACCGAGATGGGGTCGCCCTATCTGCTGGCCCACGGGTTGGGGCGGCCGGTCGACGACGCCCGGACCTCGATCGAGCTCGCCGAGTCGGGTGAGTACCACGTGTGGGTCAGGGCCAAGGACTGGGTCCCCTCTCACCACCCAGGTCGCTTCGCAGTCTCGGTGGGAGGTCAGCGTCTGGACCGTGAGTTTGGGGCCGACGGTCTCGACTGGGGCTGGGAGCCTGCGGGCACGATGCAACTCACGGCCGGGCCGCTCGACGTGGTCCTGCATGACCTGACCGGCTTCGAGGGTCGGTGCGATGCCATTTATCTGAGCCGGACTGGCTCCGAGCCGGTGGACGGGGCTGGACCCGACGCTCGGGCCTGGCGTCGAACGCGGCGCGGGCTGCCGGCGGAGCCGACGTTCGGCGGCGAATTCGACGTGGTCGTTGTCGGTGGGGGAGTGACGGGTTCGGTGGGCGCACTGGCGGCCGTCCGGCTCGGTCTGCGCGTGGCACTGCTCCAGAATCGTCCCGTTCTCGGCGGCAACGCCAGTACGGAGATCGGCATCGGCCCTCGGGGAGAGATAGGTTCGCTGGTTGCCGAGGCAATTGCTCGCAAGCCAGGGGGTGACCTGCAGGCCTTGCAGTTACTCCAGTTGGAACCCAACGTTACGATCTTCACCGAGTATCAGGTGTACGACCTGGTGATGGAAGGAGCGACGATCGCCTCAGTCGATGCGAGGCACGCCCGGTCAGGGCGTGAGATGCGCATCGTCGGATCGCAGTTCATCGACTGCTCCGGCACGGCCATCCTCGGCATTCTGGCCGGGGCGCCCACGATGTTCGGAGTCGAGTCGTCGGCCGAGTTCGGCGAGAGCCATGCCCCCGACGAGCACCTCGACCAGCATCACGGGCACACCGTCTTCTTCCGCACACGCATGGTCGACCACCCTTCTCGTAGTCAACTTGGTCGCTCATGA
- a CDS encoding phytanoyl-CoA dioxygenase family protein, which yields MDNQPLSEDQMQQFWEDGYLLLEDVVTAKQLADLRVDFEQWRQESRQHDDPYGETFDGRPRFDLEPGHCAESPALRRVASPVEISEAYLDVMRSNRALDAVVQLVGPNVVFNNAKINSKQPKSSTKVQFHQDFLFQPHTNDDLIAVLLCLDDMTLENGPLEVAPGSHRGPLYDHWHHGVFTGAVSAHVVDEHQPQMVTIEAPAGSACLLHNRTLHGSGPNTSAEARTLFICEYRSEDAQPLQVSHLPSRMEGELLRGEVSNRVRCTNYQMLYPEVPTGASFFDQQANDPTPTL from the coding sequence ATGGATAACCAACCTTTGAGCGAAGACCAAATGCAACAATTTTGGGAAGATGGCTATCTGCTTTTAGAAGACGTCGTCACGGCAAAACAACTCGCTGATCTCCGGGTCGATTTCGAACAATGGCGTCAAGAAAGTCGGCAACATGACGATCCTTACGGGGAAACCTTTGATGGTCGCCCGCGCTTTGACCTTGAACCAGGACATTGTGCTGAATCCCCCGCTTTGCGTCGGGTGGCGTCACCCGTTGAGATTTCCGAGGCCTACCTTGACGTCATGCGCTCCAACCGAGCGCTCGACGCAGTAGTCCAATTAGTAGGGCCCAACGTAGTCTTCAACAATGCAAAAATTAATTCAAAACAGCCAAAGTCTTCTACCAAAGTGCAGTTCCACCAAGATTTTTTGTTTCAACCCCACACCAACGACGACCTCATTGCCGTGCTCTTGTGTCTGGACGACATGACCTTAGAAAATGGGCCTTTAGAGGTAGCGCCCGGCAGCCACCGGGGCCCGCTCTACGACCACTGGCACCACGGGGTGTTCACCGGTGCGGTCAGCGCCCACGTGGTGGACGAACACCAACCACAAATGGTCACCATTGAAGCACCGGCCGGATCGGCTTGTTTGCTGCATAACCGCACGCTGCATGGGTCGGGGCCCAACACCTCCGCAGAGGCCCGCACCCTGTTTATTTGCGAGTACCGGTCAGAAGATGCCCAGCCTTTACAAGTTAGCCACCTCCCCAGCCGCATGGAAGGCGAGTTGCTGCGGGGTGAGGTCAGCAACCGAGTGCGCTGCACCAATTACCAAATGCTTTATCCAGAGGTTCCCACCGGTGCTTCTTTTTTTGATCAGCAAGCAAACGACCCCACTCCCACGCTGTGA
- the secG gene encoding preprotein translocase subunit SecG yields MMLYLTIFLQVSSGLGLIFLVLLHSGKGGGLSDMFGGGVGAQTAGSTVVEQNLDRITIVTALVFAFTTVGLSLQF; encoded by the coding sequence ATGATGCTTTATCTCACCATTTTCCTTCAGGTCTCTTCTGGCTTGGGCTTAATCTTCCTCGTCTTGTTGCACAGCGGTAAAGGCGGCGGTTTGTCCGACATGTTTGGCGGCGGTGTGGGAGCCCAAACTGCTGGTTCGACGGTGGTTGAGCAAAACTTAGATCGCATTACCATTGTGACGGCACTGGTTTTTGCCTTCACTACGGTGGGGCTTTCGTTGCAGTTTTAG
- a CDS encoding Asp/Glu racemase → MIDRELLPLDFTTDAGFGARALLGLIVLASDRTLEAEMRQIQIDGVDWLHARIHNDDEVTPETLTAMRDRLPEAAALLPPGFAFDALGYGCTSASTLIGEVAVSQALQSVHPEVPCTNPVSAAVAAFRSLKAQRIAIVTPYTAEVTAPIVSLFEKEGFEVSTVGSFLEPLDSVVCRITEDSVASAVEQVAQQAPCDAVFVSCTSLRLFGVVNQLEESLNKPVVSSNLALTWHLLRLAGINDVLETHGMLGLQSLL, encoded by the coding sequence GTGATAGACCGAGAGTTACTTCCCCTAGACTTCACCACCGATGCTGGTTTTGGGGCCCGTGCACTGTTGGGCCTTATTGTTTTAGCAAGCGACCGTACCCTCGAAGCAGAGATGCGCCAGATTCAAATAGATGGCGTTGACTGGCTGCACGCTCGCATCCACAACGATGATGAGGTAACCCCCGAAACCCTTACCGCTATGAGAGACCGGCTACCCGAGGCCGCCGCTTTGCTCCCTCCAGGTTTCGCTTTTGATGCTCTGGGCTATGGCTGCACGTCGGCGTCCACGCTTATCGGTGAAGTAGCGGTCAGCCAGGCTTTGCAAAGCGTCCACCCAGAGGTGCCTTGCACCAATCCGGTATCGGCAGCCGTCGCTGCTTTTCGCTCGTTGAAGGCGCAACGCATTGCCATCGTTACCCCATACACCGCTGAAGTAACCGCACCGATCGTCAGTCTTTTCGAAAAAGAAGGCTTTGAGGTTTCTACTGTTGGATCTTTTTTGGAGCCTCTTGATTCTGTGGTGTGCCGCATCACCGAAGATTCCGTTGCCAGCGCCGTCGAACAAGTTGCCCAGCAAGCCCCCTGCGACGCAGTGTTTGTTTCTTGCACCAGCTTGCGCCTTTTCGGCGTAGTAAACCAGTTAGAGGAATCTCTCAACAAACCGGTGGTGTCCAGCAACTTGGCTTTGACCTGGCACCTGCTGCGCTTGGCGGGAATCAACGATGTTTTAGAAACCCACGGAATGTTGGGGCTCCAATCGCTGCTCTAG
- a CDS encoding triose-phosphate isomerase, producing the protein MSKRKPLISGNWKMHHNHFEAIQMVQKLSYLINPGDYEAVDVSIHPPFTDLRSVQTVLESDRIPVVLGAQNCHWEEKGAFTGEVAPTMLAKMNVSLVIVGHSERRELFGETDQQVNKKVKAVLKAEMTPILCCGETLKEREAGGTADKVSGQIKAGLAGLKAEQVAGLVIAYEPIWAIGTGRTATPEDAQAVCAAIRQVVADGWKDAADSVRIQYGGSVKPATAPDLMRQPDIDGALVGGAALDPDEFSRIINYRLVG; encoded by the coding sequence GTGTCGAAGCGTAAACCGTTAATAAGCGGTAACTGGAAAATGCATCACAACCATTTTGAAGCGATTCAGATGGTGCAGAAACTTTCTTACTTAATTAACCCCGGCGACTATGAAGCGGTTGATGTTTCTATCCACCCACCGTTTACTGACTTGCGTTCGGTGCAGACGGTTTTGGAATCAGATCGTATTCCTGTTGTTTTGGGGGCCCAGAACTGCCATTGGGAAGAAAAGGGCGCCTTCACCGGCGAGGTGGCACCCACCATGTTGGCCAAAATGAACGTTTCTCTGGTGATTGTGGGCCATTCGGAACGTCGTGAACTATTCGGCGAAACCGACCAGCAGGTCAACAAAAAAGTAAAAGCGGTCCTCAAAGCAGAGATGACCCCTATTTTGTGTTGCGGTGAAACCCTCAAAGAACGCGAAGCGGGGGGCACGGCCGACAAAGTGTCCGGGCAAATCAAAGCAGGTTTGGCGGGCCTCAAAGCTGAACAGGTTGCGGGCTTGGTTATTGCTTATGAACCCATTTGGGCTATTGGTACGGGCCGTACAGCAACGCCAGAAGATGCCCAGGCGGTATGTGCAGCGATCCGCCAGGTAGTGGCCGACGGTTGGAAAGATGCGGCAGATTCGGTGCGCATTCAGTACGGGGGTTCGGTAAAGCCCGCTACGGCACCCGATTTGATGCGTCAACCAGATATTGATGGCGCTTTGGTGGGTGGAGCAGCGCTGGACCCTGACGAATTTTCTCGTATCATCAACTATCGCTTAGTCGGCTAA
- a CDS encoding phosphoglycerate kinase has protein sequence MDVPSLEDLGDLSGRRVLVRCDFNVPIRGGQITDDLRIKAALPTLKYLVDAGASVTACSHLGRPKGQPDLAYSMEPVRQRLAKLLPGVALLENLRFNPGETSNAPDFVAELVAGQDAYVNDAFGASHRTHASIVGPPLHLPSAAGRLLQREVEVLGGLRNSPRRPFVGIMGGAKVSDKLGVIEALLGVVDELIIGGGMCFTFLAAQGASVGASLLEEDMIDTCRRLLDSGANIRLPMDITALGPGGKIGDPEAGGEVRQMGKSLPDGWMGLDIGPGTAVDFCDVITNARTVLWNGPMGVFEDPRFAAGTQTVAEAVAECRGFTVVGGGDSAAAARQFGVADQMSHVSTGGGAALELIESGDLPGLVALRNAQNS, from the coding sequence ATGGATGTTCCGTCTTTAGAAGATCTGGGTGATCTGTCGGGCCGCCGGGTGTTGGTGCGTTGTGATTTCAACGTGCCCATTCGTGGCGGGCAGATCACCGATGATCTCCGTATAAAAGCGGCCTTACCCACGCTGAAGTACCTCGTGGATGCTGGGGCGTCGGTAACGGCTTGTTCCCATTTGGGGCGCCCCAAAGGCCAACCCGACCTGGCCTATTCCATGGAACCGGTTCGCCAGCGCCTGGCGAAGTTACTCCCTGGGGTTGCCTTGTTGGAGAACCTGCGCTTTAACCCTGGGGAAACCAGCAACGCCCCAGATTTTGTGGCCGAGTTGGTGGCCGGCCAAGATGCCTATGTCAACGATGCGTTTGGGGCATCGCATCGAACGCACGCCTCAATAGTGGGCCCGCCGTTGCACCTCCCTTCGGCCGCTGGGCGCCTGTTGCAACGCGAGGTAGAGGTTCTTGGTGGGCTACGCAATTCGCCTCGACGGCCCTTTGTGGGCATTATGGGCGGCGCCAAGGTGAGCGACAAACTTGGGGTCATCGAGGCCCTGCTTGGGGTGGTCGACGAGTTAATTATTGGCGGCGGCATGTGCTTTACCTTCTTGGCCGCTCAGGGGGCCTCGGTGGGGGCCTCGCTGCTGGAAGAAGACATGATCGATACTTGTCGCCGTTTGTTGGACTCCGGAGCCAACATTCGCTTACCGATGGATATCACCGCTTTGGGCCCGGGTGGCAAAATTGGCGATCCAGAAGCCGGGGGAGAGGTACGCCAAATGGGCAAGTCCTTGCCCGACGGCTGGATGGGGTTAGACATCGGCCCCGGTACGGCGGTTGATTTCTGCGACGTCATCACCAACGCTCGAACAGTTTTATGGAATGGCCCCATGGGGGTTTTTGAAGATCCTCGTTTTGCTGCCGGCACCCAAACGGTGGCCGAAGCAGTTGCTGAGTGTCGAGGCTTTACCGTGGTGGGGGGCGGCGACAGCGCGGCGGCGGCCCGCCAGTTTGGGGTGGCCGACCAAATGAGCCATGTCTCTACTGGCGGCGGAGCGGCCTTAGAATTAATCGAAAGCGGCGATTTGCCGGGCTTGGTGGCCCTGCGGAATGCCCAAAACTCTTAA
- a CDS encoding carbonic anhydrase yields the protein MLDCWCRRLTLVPELIARDLAQNNAHFAEDFTDGGLSVAPEKHVAVVTCMDSRMDIFKILGLKNGEAHIIRNAGGVVTDDVIRSLCLSQRLLKTQEIIVLHHTDCGMQQVSEDQFKAELEAELGVKPLWALESFADPYVDVRQSIQRLLQTPFLVHKDQISGYVYEVTTGLAHEVSTA from the coding sequence ATGCTGGACTGCTGGTGTCGTAGGCTTACTCTTGTGCCGGAACTCATTGCTCGCGACCTCGCTCAAAACAACGCTCATTTTGCGGAAGATTTCACCGACGGTGGGCTCTCAGTCGCCCCGGAAAAACATGTAGCGGTAGTGACCTGCATGGATTCGCGCATGGATATTTTCAAAATTTTGGGGCTCAAAAACGGTGAAGCGCATATTATTCGCAACGCCGGTGGAGTGGTCACCGATGACGTCATCCGGTCGCTGTGTCTGTCGCAACGCTTGTTAAAGACTCAAGAGATCATCGTGCTTCACCACACCGACTGCGGTATGCAACAAGTCAGCGAAGACCAGTTTAAAGCGGAGTTAGAAGCCGAGTTGGGGGTGAAGCCTTTGTGGGCTTTGGAATCCTTTGCCGACCCCTACGTGGATGTTCGCCAGTCCATTCAGCGCTTGTTGCAGACCCCGTTTTTGGTGCACAAAGACCAAATCAGCGGCTACGTCTACGAGGTAACCACCGGCCTAGCGCACGAAGTATCTACTGCCTAG
- the gap gene encoding type I glyceraldehyde-3-phosphate dehydrogenase, with the protein MTIRVGINGFGRIGRNFFRAARASGADFEFVAVNDLGSVKTLAFLLGNDSVHGTLDAKIRTTKDSIVVDGHKIRVFSERNPGDIPWGELNVDVVIESTGFFTARDQAALHLKGGAKKVIISAPSGDCDATFVVGVNDDSYNPAKHHVISNASCTTNCFVPMIKVLDDKFGVVQGFMTTTHAYTGDQSLVDGPHSDLRRARAAAVNIVPTSTGAARATALVMPKMKGKLDGISLRVPIPDGSVTDFVGTLKKAATAEQINAAFAEAARKGPLAKVLDYSEDPLVSSDIVGRPASCTIDGDMTMATGNMVKVLGWYDNEMGYSTRMVDLTKIVGTRRTKKTKAGKKAAAKTPAVKKAAAKKPAAKKAPAKKGAKRGK; encoded by the coding sequence ATGACCATTCGTGTAGGCATCAACGGCTTCGGCCGCATCGGCCGTAACTTCTTCCGGGCTGCTCGAGCCAGCGGGGCGGACTTCGAGTTCGTGGCCGTCAACGACTTGGGCTCTGTAAAGACGCTGGCCTTTTTGCTGGGCAATGATTCGGTACACGGCACCCTTGATGCCAAGATCCGCACCACCAAAGATTCCATTGTGGTCGACGGCCACAAGATTCGTGTCTTCTCTGAACGTAACCCAGGAGACATTCCGTGGGGCGAGTTAAACGTTGATGTAGTGATTGAATCCACGGGCTTTTTTACCGCTCGTGATCAAGCGGCTTTACACCTCAAAGGCGGAGCCAAAAAAGTTATTATTTCGGCTCCCTCTGGCGACTGTGATGCCACCTTTGTGGTGGGGGTCAACGACGATAGCTACAACCCAGCAAAGCATCATGTGATCTCTAATGCCTCGTGTACCACCAACTGTTTCGTCCCCATGATCAAGGTACTGGACGACAAATTCGGCGTGGTGCAAGGCTTCATGACCACTACCCATGCCTACACCGGCGATCAAAGCCTTGTGGATGGCCCGCACAGCGACCTGCGTCGGGCACGAGCAGCGGCGGTAAACATTGTGCCTACCTCTACGGGGGCAGCGCGGGCTACCGCTTTGGTCATGCCCAAGATGAAGGGCAAACTTGACGGCATCTCTTTACGGGTCCCTATCCCTGACGGTTCGGTTACCGACTTTGTGGGCACGCTGAAAAAGGCGGCCACCGCAGAACAAATCAATGCCGCTTTCGCGGAAGCCGCACGAAAAGGGCCTTTAGCCAAGGTATTGGATTACAGCGAAGATCCGTTGGTGTCTTCGGACATCGTGGGCCGCCCCGCATCGTGCACCATTGATGGGGACATGACCATGGCCACCGGCAACATGGTGAAGGTTCTGGGTTGGTATGACAACGAGATGGGCTACTCCACCCGCATGGTGGATTTGACCAAAATCGTGGGCACTCGTCGTACCAAGAAAACCAAGGCCGGCAAAAAAGCGGCAGCCAAGACGCCTGCAGTTAAGAAGGCGGCGGCGAAGAAGCCTGCAGCGAAAAAAGCTCCAGCCAAGAAGGGCGCCAAGCGCGGTAAATAG
- the rapZ gene encoding RNase adapter RapZ, with protein sequence MSNVLVVTGLSGGGRSEFAKDLDDLGWYVMDRVPADLLVKMADLAGAPGTPWERVAFTLRPDSQQGETLQAIEELRSTVNGLQVVFLDCSTEVLVHRYENTRRPHPFGVDSGLEGAIEAERSSLEPVRSISDLVIDTSELNVHQLREKVDALYGQAHDHPMRIAVTSFGFKHGAPRDADMVLDCRFLPNPHWEEDLRNLSGLDAPVQNFVEGQDLTEPFLMHLYGMLAVLLPAYVAEGRSFLSLAFGCTGGHHRSVAIAETVVSHLRKQSFDPLVTHRDINR encoded by the coding sequence ATGAGCAACGTTCTGGTAGTTACGGGGTTATCGGGGGGAGGCCGTTCAGAGTTTGCTAAAGACCTCGACGATCTCGGATGGTATGTCATGGATCGCGTGCCGGCCGATCTGTTGGTAAAAATGGCCGACCTGGCTGGGGCCCCGGGTACTCCATGGGAAAGAGTGGCTTTTACTTTGCGTCCCGATAGTCAACAAGGCGAAACGCTGCAGGCTATTGAAGAACTGCGTTCCACGGTAAATGGGCTACAAGTAGTCTTTTTGGATTGTTCCACTGAGGTGTTGGTGCACCGCTACGAGAACACCCGCCGCCCGCATCCCTTTGGTGTTGATTCAGGGCTGGAAGGGGCTATCGAAGCCGAGCGCAGCAGTTTGGAACCCGTGCGTTCTATTTCTGATCTGGTTATTGACACCTCTGAACTCAATGTGCATCAGTTGCGAGAAAAAGTCGACGCTCTCTACGGGCAAGCCCATGACCACCCGATGCGTATCGCCGTAACCTCTTTTGGTTTTAAACATGGAGCTCCTCGAGACGCCGACATGGTGTTGGACTGTCGTTTTTTGCCGAATCCGCATTGGGAAGAAGATCTCCGCAACTTGAGCGGTTTAGATGCACCGGTGCAAAACTTTGTGGAGGGCCAAGACCTCACCGAGCCCTTCTTGATGCACTTGTACGGGATGTTGGCCGTGTTGCTGCCGGCCTATGTCGCTGAGGGTCGGTCGTTTCTTTCCTTAGCTTTTGGCTGCACCGGCGGCCATCATCGGTCGGTGGCCATCGCCGAAACGGTGGTCAGTCATCTTCGCAAGCAGAGTTTTGACCCGTTGGTCACCCATCGCGACATCAACCGGTGA